Proteins encoded by one window of Labrus bergylta chromosome 2, fLabBer1.1, whole genome shotgun sequence:
- the sgsm1a gene encoding small G protein signaling modulator 1 isoform X2, giving the protein MATNMAEAETRQRLLRTVKKEVKQIMEESVTRKFVHEDSSHIVSFCAAVEACVLHGLKRRAAGFLRSNKIAALFMKVGKSFAPAEELCRKAQELEQIIETKRSQSLQSQDSLRRMPRLPSLTTQGVRNLWIRTALFEKVLDKIVLYLVENSSKYYEKEAVLMDPVDGPILASLLVGPCALEYTKMKTADHFWTDPSADELVQRHRIHGGHCRQDSPTKRPALCIQKRHSSSSMDERPSPSPSAREYVESLHQNNRVTLLFGKNNVLVQPRDDMEAIPGYLSLHQNADIMTLKWTPNQLMNGSVGDLDYERSIYWDYAMTIPLEEIVYLHCHQQVSAIKHSFQIKCQYGSYTKKSCPSPVVDSGGTVVLVSKDGIQRPPLRFPRGGHLLQFLSCLENGLLPHGQLDPPLWSQRGKGKVFPKLRKRVPQGSGSSDSVSDKEEDEATDYVFRILFPNSQSEFVTPPDLMDQGATMWHPTLRKASCSSCSQGSFSDGMTPKGCNHERTPLKLLCDNMKYQIISRAFYGWLAYCRHLSTVRTHLSALVNHTIVAPDVPRDAFKGLTADVWQTFLQDCTAYEEKELLRLVYFGGVEASLRKEVWPFLLGHYQFGMSEEERKEVDEQVRVCYQQTMREWLGCEEIVKQREKEQHAAALAKCSTGASIDIPSPKMVHHDSTISNESQSSQSSDRQSLARLQSDSSSSTQVFESVEEVDQIEMEPKNEEAKQVPKMQNGTLQNETSSPDSGHPSSRNFSVTSGLSDGSLSTEDSATADLTQRSATVKHGGAESEGLTEEMDSLGKGQVKNKEGEGVGEGKRADVTETAKNTNSEETADNMIQPLEKELMKANKEKSLQPETQQTVRESGVIKTKEEEDQDALADFKGAKSLELEETKKGVPNEDTLMVSAAATKTAGEFSKLKTDMERSIEETSKKTAETQLISKEMDQSNTSTQEVSLVEYKENISVEPVVSEVEKSLILTADTEVLRPKEAYFSSQKDEAQVMTESDESPSAIEMEEIPTAKVSMVPWSRKGRCEALTFSEDSASSNVELLQEKASPEGTESILSEEPEMESLYTQFDSLAGSENTKTEVTHQGSAESTFSQELLDLYTLNLHRIDKDVQRCDRNYWYFTPANLEKLRNIMCSYIWRHLDIGYVQGMCDLLAPLLVILDDEALAFSCFSELMKRMNQNFPHGGAMDTHFANMRSLIQILDSELFELMHQNGDYTHFYFCYRWFLLDFKRELVYDDVFTVWETIWAAKNVSSSHFVLFIALALVEIYRDIILENNMDFTDIIKFFNEMAEHHNIKQILTQARDLVCKVQILIENK; this is encoded by the exons AAGAAGTCAAAGCTTGCAAAGTCAAGACAGCCTTCGCAGGATGCCCCGACTGCCCAGCCTCACCACACAGGGAGTCAGGAACCTGTGGATCAGGACAGCTCTATTTGAGAAGGTGTTGGACAAGATTGTCCTCTACCTGGTGGAGAACAGCAG CAAGTACTATGAGAAAGAGGCTGTTTTAATGGACCCTGTGGACGGACCTATCCTCGCGTCTTTGTTAG TGGGACCCTGTGCTTTGGAGTACACAAAGATGAAGACAGCCGACCACTTCTGGACAGATCCGTCTGCAGACGAGTTGGTGCAAAGGCATCGCATCCATGGTGGCCATTGCAGACAGGATTCTCCCACTAAGAGGCCTGCACTGTGT ATCCAGAAGAGGCACTCCAGCAGCAGCATGGATGAGCGCCCATCCCCCTCGCCATCAGCTCGTGAATATGTGGAGTCACTACATCAGAACAACAGAGTGACCCTTTTGTTTGGCAAAAACAATGTGCTTGTACAACCG cGGGATGACATGGAAGCCATCCCAGGCTACCTCTCTTTGCACCAGAACGCTGACATCATGACCCTGAAGTGGACACCCAATCAGCTAATGAACGGCTCAGTTGGGGACTTGGATTATGAACGCAG taTCTACTGGGACTATGCCATGACAATCCCTCTGGAGGAGATAGTTTACTTGCACTGTCATCAACAAG tgtctgCAATCAAACACagctttcaaataaaatgtcaatATGGGAGTTACACAAAGAAATCATGTCCATCTCCTGTAGTTGACAGTGGGGGGACGGTGGTGCTTGTCAGTAAGGATGGAATCCAAAGACCTCCGCTTCGTTTCCCCAGAGGCGGCCACCTGCTTCAGTTCCTCTCCTGCCTAGAGAATGGCCTGCTTCCTCACGGCCAGCTGGACCCTCCACTCTGGTCCCAGAGGGGAAAG GGAAAAGTGTTTCCGAAGCTGCGGAAGAGGGTTCCTCAGGGATCTGGATCCTCAGACTCGGTCTCGGATAAGGAAGAGGACGAGGCCACAGACTACGTCTTCCGCATCCTATTTCCAAACAGCCAGTCAGAGTTTG TGACTCCTCCAGACTTGATGGATCAGGGAGCTACAATGTGGCACCCCACTCTCAGGAAGGCTTCGTGTTCCTCTTGTTCTCAGGGGAGTTTCTCCGACGGAATGACACCCAAGGGGTGCAACCATGAGAG GACTCCTCTGAAGCTGCTGTGCGATAACATGAAGTATCAGATCATCTCTCGGGCTTTCTATGGCT GGTTGGCATACTGTCGTCACCTGTCCACTGTGCGAACACACCTTTCTGCTCTCGTCAATCACACCATTGTTGCCCCTGATGTGCCACGTGATGCCTTCAAAGGGCTCACCGCAGACGTGTGGCAGACATTCCTCCAGGACTGCACA GCATATGAAGAGAAGGAGCTTCTTCGCCTGGTATACTTTGGCGGTGTTGAAGCGTCGCTGCGTAAAGAGGTTTGGCCTTTCCTGCTGGGTCATTATCAGTTTGGaatgtcagaggaggagagaaaggag GTGGATGAGCAGGTCCGAGTGTGCTACCAGCAGACCATGCGTGAATGGCTCGGCTGTGAGGAGATTGTCAAGCAGCGGGAGAAGGAGCAGCATGCTGCGGCGTTGGCAAAGTGTTCCACTGGAGCGAGCATAGACATCCCCAGTCCGAAGATGGTCCACCACGACTCAACCATCAGCAATGAG TCCCAGTCCTCCCAGAGTTCAGACAGGCAGAGTCTGGCTCGCCTACAGAGTGactccagcagcagcacacag GTGTTTGAATCCGTAGAGGAAGTGGACCAGATCGAGATGGAGCCTAAAAATGAAGAGGCCAAACAGGTGCCAAAGATGCAAAATGGAACTCTACAGAACGAGACGAGCTCTCCTGACTCTGGACACCCCTCCTCCCGTAACTTCTCTGTCACCTCAGGCCTGTCAGACGGTTCACTCAGCACAGAGGACAGCGCTACAGCTGATCTAACACAGAGATCTGCAACTGTCAAACATGGAGGGGCAGAAAGTGAAGGTCTGACAGAGGAAATGGACAGCCTGGGGAAAGGTCAAGTAAAGAacaaagagggggagggggtgggggaggggaaaAGGGCTGATGTGACTGAAACTGCAAAAAATACCAACAGTGAGGAAACAGCTGATAACATGATCCAACCACTTGAAAAGGAGCTTATGAAGGCCAACAAAGAGAAAAGCCTGCAACCcgaaacacaacaaactgttAGGGAGTCTGGAgttattaaaacaaaagaagaggaagaccaAGATGCACTGGCAGACTTCAAAGGAGCTAAATCTTTAGAGttagaggaaacaaaaaaaggagtgCCCAATGAGGATACTCTGATGGTATCAGCAgctgcaacaaaaacagctgGAGAATTCAGTAAGCTGAAAACAGATATGGAAAGGAGTATAGAGGAAAcatcaaagaaaacagcagaaacacagttGATATCAAAGGAAATGGACCAATCAAATACTAGCACACAAGAGGTTTCTCTGGTAGAATACAAAGAAAATATATCTGTAGAACCCGTGGTCTCTGAAGTTGAAAAGAGCCTCATTCTCACGGCAGACACCGAGGTATTGAGGCCAAAGGAAGCTTACTTCAGCTCTCAGAAAGACGAGGCTCAGGTCATGACTGAGTCTGATGAGTCTCCCTCTGCCATAGAGATGGAGGAGATCCCCACTGCCAAAGTTTCCATGGTGCCTTGGAGCAGGAAGGGGCGTTGTGAAGCCTTGACATTTTCTGAGGACTCGGCTTCTTCTAatgtggagctcctgcaggAGAAGGCAAGTCCAGAAGGCACAGAGTCCATCCTGTCTGAGGAGCCGGAGATGGAGAGCCTTTACACCCAGTTTGACTCTCTGGCCGggtcagaaaacacaaagactgaAGTGACCCACCAAGGATCTGCTGAGAGTACCTTCTCT cAAGAGCTTTTGGACCTATATACATTAAATCTTCACCGCATTGACAAGGATGTCCAGCGCTGTGACAGAAACTACTGGTACTTCACTCCTGCCAACCTGGAAAAACTGCGCAACATCATGTGCAG CTATATCTGGAGGCACCTTGACATAGGGTACGTGCAAGGCATGTGTGATCTGCTCGCTCCTCTTCTCGTAATTCTGGATGATG AGGCCCTGGCCTTCAGCTGCTTCTCTGAGCTCATGAAGAGAATGAATCAGAACTTTCCACACGGAGGAGCTATGGACACTCACTTTGCCAACATGCGCTCTTTAATCCAG ATCCTGGATTCTGAGCTCTTTGAGCTAATGCACCAGAACGGAGACTACACCCACTTCTACTTCTGTTACCGCTGGTTTCTCCTTGACTTTAAGCGAG AGCTGGTGTATGATGACGTGTTTACAGTCTGGGAAACCATCTGGGCAGCTAAGAATGTCTCCTCCAGTCACTTTGTCCTCTTCATTGCTTTAGCGCTTGTGGAGATCTACAGGGACATCATCCTGGAGAACAACATGGACTTTACTGACATCATCAAGTTCTTCAACG aaATGGCTGAACACCACAACATCAAGCAGATTTTGACCCAGGCCAGAGATCTGGTGTGCAAGGTGCAGATACTGATAGAGAACAAGTGA
- the sgsm1a gene encoding small G protein signaling modulator 1 isoform X1, with translation MATNMAEAETRQRLLRTVKKEVKQIMEESVTRKFVHEDSSHIVSFCAAVEACVLHGLKRRAAGFLRSNKIAALFMKVGKSFAPAEELCRKAQELEQIIETKRSQSLQSQDSLRRMPRLPSLTTQGVRNLWIRTALFEKVLDKIVLYLVENSSKYYEKEAVLMDPVDGPILASLLVGPCALEYTKMKTADHFWTDPSADELVQRHRIHGGHCRQDSPTKRPALCIQKRHSSSSMDERPSPSPSAREYVESLHQNNRVTLLFGKNNVLVQPRDDMEAIPGYLSLHQNADIMTLKWTPNQLMNGSVGDLDYERSIYWDYAMTIPLEEIVYLHCHQQVSAIKHSFQIKCQYGSYTKKSCPSPVVDSGGTVVLVSKDGIQRPPLRFPRGGHLLQFLSCLENGLLPHGQLDPPLWSQRGKGKVFPKLRKRVPQGSGSSDSVSDKEEDEATDYVFRILFPNSQSEFVTPPDLMDQGATMWHPTLRKASCSSCSQGSFSDGMTPKGCNHERTPLKLLCDNMKYQIISRAFYGWLAYCRHLSTVRTHLSALVNHTIVAPDVPRDAFKGLTADVWQTFLQDCTAYEEKELLRLVYFGGVEASLRKEVWPFLLGHYQFGMSEEERKEVDEQVRVCYQQTMREWLGCEEIVKQREKEQHAAALAKCSTGASIDIPSPKMVHHDSTISNESQSSQSSDRQSLARLQSDSSSSTQFFTSSHPFPWSSLLPFGLFFQVFESVEEVDQIEMEPKNEEAKQVPKMQNGTLQNETSSPDSGHPSSRNFSVTSGLSDGSLSTEDSATADLTQRSATVKHGGAESEGLTEEMDSLGKGQVKNKEGEGVGEGKRADVTETAKNTNSEETADNMIQPLEKELMKANKEKSLQPETQQTVRESGVIKTKEEEDQDALADFKGAKSLELEETKKGVPNEDTLMVSAAATKTAGEFSKLKTDMERSIEETSKKTAETQLISKEMDQSNTSTQEVSLVEYKENISVEPVVSEVEKSLILTADTEVLRPKEAYFSSQKDEAQVMTESDESPSAIEMEEIPTAKVSMVPWSRKGRCEALTFSEDSASSNVELLQEKASPEGTESILSEEPEMESLYTQFDSLAGSENTKTEVTHQGSAESTFSQELLDLYTLNLHRIDKDVQRCDRNYWYFTPANLEKLRNIMCSYIWRHLDIGYVQGMCDLLAPLLVILDDEALAFSCFSELMKRMNQNFPHGGAMDTHFANMRSLIQILDSELFELMHQNGDYTHFYFCYRWFLLDFKRELVYDDVFTVWETIWAAKNVSSSHFVLFIALALVEIYRDIILENNMDFTDIIKFFNEMAEHHNIKQILTQARDLVCKVQILIENK, from the exons AAGAAGTCAAAGCTTGCAAAGTCAAGACAGCCTTCGCAGGATGCCCCGACTGCCCAGCCTCACCACACAGGGAGTCAGGAACCTGTGGATCAGGACAGCTCTATTTGAGAAGGTGTTGGACAAGATTGTCCTCTACCTGGTGGAGAACAGCAG CAAGTACTATGAGAAAGAGGCTGTTTTAATGGACCCTGTGGACGGACCTATCCTCGCGTCTTTGTTAG TGGGACCCTGTGCTTTGGAGTACACAAAGATGAAGACAGCCGACCACTTCTGGACAGATCCGTCTGCAGACGAGTTGGTGCAAAGGCATCGCATCCATGGTGGCCATTGCAGACAGGATTCTCCCACTAAGAGGCCTGCACTGTGT ATCCAGAAGAGGCACTCCAGCAGCAGCATGGATGAGCGCCCATCCCCCTCGCCATCAGCTCGTGAATATGTGGAGTCACTACATCAGAACAACAGAGTGACCCTTTTGTTTGGCAAAAACAATGTGCTTGTACAACCG cGGGATGACATGGAAGCCATCCCAGGCTACCTCTCTTTGCACCAGAACGCTGACATCATGACCCTGAAGTGGACACCCAATCAGCTAATGAACGGCTCAGTTGGGGACTTGGATTATGAACGCAG taTCTACTGGGACTATGCCATGACAATCCCTCTGGAGGAGATAGTTTACTTGCACTGTCATCAACAAG tgtctgCAATCAAACACagctttcaaataaaatgtcaatATGGGAGTTACACAAAGAAATCATGTCCATCTCCTGTAGTTGACAGTGGGGGGACGGTGGTGCTTGTCAGTAAGGATGGAATCCAAAGACCTCCGCTTCGTTTCCCCAGAGGCGGCCACCTGCTTCAGTTCCTCTCCTGCCTAGAGAATGGCCTGCTTCCTCACGGCCAGCTGGACCCTCCACTCTGGTCCCAGAGGGGAAAG GGAAAAGTGTTTCCGAAGCTGCGGAAGAGGGTTCCTCAGGGATCTGGATCCTCAGACTCGGTCTCGGATAAGGAAGAGGACGAGGCCACAGACTACGTCTTCCGCATCCTATTTCCAAACAGCCAGTCAGAGTTTG TGACTCCTCCAGACTTGATGGATCAGGGAGCTACAATGTGGCACCCCACTCTCAGGAAGGCTTCGTGTTCCTCTTGTTCTCAGGGGAGTTTCTCCGACGGAATGACACCCAAGGGGTGCAACCATGAGAG GACTCCTCTGAAGCTGCTGTGCGATAACATGAAGTATCAGATCATCTCTCGGGCTTTCTATGGCT GGTTGGCATACTGTCGTCACCTGTCCACTGTGCGAACACACCTTTCTGCTCTCGTCAATCACACCATTGTTGCCCCTGATGTGCCACGTGATGCCTTCAAAGGGCTCACCGCAGACGTGTGGCAGACATTCCTCCAGGACTGCACA GCATATGAAGAGAAGGAGCTTCTTCGCCTGGTATACTTTGGCGGTGTTGAAGCGTCGCTGCGTAAAGAGGTTTGGCCTTTCCTGCTGGGTCATTATCAGTTTGGaatgtcagaggaggagagaaaggag GTGGATGAGCAGGTCCGAGTGTGCTACCAGCAGACCATGCGTGAATGGCTCGGCTGTGAGGAGATTGTCAAGCAGCGGGAGAAGGAGCAGCATGCTGCGGCGTTGGCAAAGTGTTCCACTGGAGCGAGCATAGACATCCCCAGTCCGAAGATGGTCCACCACGACTCAACCATCAGCAATGAG TCCCAGTCCTCCCAGAGTTCAGACAGGCAGAGTCTGGCTCGCCTACAGAGTGactccagcagcagcacacag TTCTTCACATCCTCCCATCCCTTCCCCTGGAGTAGCCTGCTTCCCTTTGGCTTGTTCTTTCAGGTGTTTGAATCCGTAGAGGAAGTGGACCAGATCGAGATGGAGCCTAAAAATGAAGAGGCCAAACAGGTGCCAAAGATGCAAAATGGAACTCTACAGAACGAGACGAGCTCTCCTGACTCTGGACACCCCTCCTCCCGTAACTTCTCTGTCACCTCAGGCCTGTCAGACGGTTCACTCAGCACAGAGGACAGCGCTACAGCTGATCTAACACAGAGATCTGCAACTGTCAAACATGGAGGGGCAGAAAGTGAAGGTCTGACAGAGGAAATGGACAGCCTGGGGAAAGGTCAAGTAAAGAacaaagagggggagggggtgggggaggggaaaAGGGCTGATGTGACTGAAACTGCAAAAAATACCAACAGTGAGGAAACAGCTGATAACATGATCCAACCACTTGAAAAGGAGCTTATGAAGGCCAACAAAGAGAAAAGCCTGCAACCcgaaacacaacaaactgttAGGGAGTCTGGAgttattaaaacaaaagaagaggaagaccaAGATGCACTGGCAGACTTCAAAGGAGCTAAATCTTTAGAGttagaggaaacaaaaaaaggagtgCCCAATGAGGATACTCTGATGGTATCAGCAgctgcaacaaaaacagctgGAGAATTCAGTAAGCTGAAAACAGATATGGAAAGGAGTATAGAGGAAAcatcaaagaaaacagcagaaacacagttGATATCAAAGGAAATGGACCAATCAAATACTAGCACACAAGAGGTTTCTCTGGTAGAATACAAAGAAAATATATCTGTAGAACCCGTGGTCTCTGAAGTTGAAAAGAGCCTCATTCTCACGGCAGACACCGAGGTATTGAGGCCAAAGGAAGCTTACTTCAGCTCTCAGAAAGACGAGGCTCAGGTCATGACTGAGTCTGATGAGTCTCCCTCTGCCATAGAGATGGAGGAGATCCCCACTGCCAAAGTTTCCATGGTGCCTTGGAGCAGGAAGGGGCGTTGTGAAGCCTTGACATTTTCTGAGGACTCGGCTTCTTCTAatgtggagctcctgcaggAGAAGGCAAGTCCAGAAGGCACAGAGTCCATCCTGTCTGAGGAGCCGGAGATGGAGAGCCTTTACACCCAGTTTGACTCTCTGGCCGggtcagaaaacacaaagactgaAGTGACCCACCAAGGATCTGCTGAGAGTACCTTCTCT cAAGAGCTTTTGGACCTATATACATTAAATCTTCACCGCATTGACAAGGATGTCCAGCGCTGTGACAGAAACTACTGGTACTTCACTCCTGCCAACCTGGAAAAACTGCGCAACATCATGTGCAG CTATATCTGGAGGCACCTTGACATAGGGTACGTGCAAGGCATGTGTGATCTGCTCGCTCCTCTTCTCGTAATTCTGGATGATG AGGCCCTGGCCTTCAGCTGCTTCTCTGAGCTCATGAAGAGAATGAATCAGAACTTTCCACACGGAGGAGCTATGGACACTCACTTTGCCAACATGCGCTCTTTAATCCAG ATCCTGGATTCTGAGCTCTTTGAGCTAATGCACCAGAACGGAGACTACACCCACTTCTACTTCTGTTACCGCTGGTTTCTCCTTGACTTTAAGCGAG AGCTGGTGTATGATGACGTGTTTACAGTCTGGGAAACCATCTGGGCAGCTAAGAATGTCTCCTCCAGTCACTTTGTCCTCTTCATTGCTTTAGCGCTTGTGGAGATCTACAGGGACATCATCCTGGAGAACAACATGGACTTTACTGACATCATCAAGTTCTTCAACG aaATGGCTGAACACCACAACATCAAGCAGATTTTGACCCAGGCCAGAGATCTGGTGTGCAAGGTGCAGATACTGATAGAGAACAAGTGA